Proteins encoded together in one Lathyrus oleraceus cultivar Zhongwan6 chromosome 5, CAAS_Psat_ZW6_1.0, whole genome shotgun sequence window:
- the LOC127086479 gene encoding probable histone H2A.3: MAGRGKTLGSSTPKKSTSRSNKAGLQFPVGRIARFLKAGKYAERVGAGAPVYLAAVLEYLAAEVLELAGNAARDNKKTRIVPRHIQLAVRNDEELSKLLGDVTIANGGVMPNIHNLLLPKKAGSSKGAGDDE, from the exons ATGGCGGGTAGAGGTAAAACACTCGGTTCCAGCACTCCTAAGAAGTCGACCTCAAGAAGCAACAAGGCCGGCCTCCAGTTCCCCGTTGGCCGTATCGCCCGTTTCCTCAAGGCTGGCAAATACGCCGAGCGTGTCGGCGCTGGTGCTCCGGTATACCTCGCTGCCGTCCTGGAATATCTCGCCGCTGAG GTTCTTGAATTGGCTGGAAATGCTGCAAGGGACAACAAGAAGACTAGAATTGTGCCAAGACATATTCAATTGGCTGTTAGGAACGATGAAGAATTGAGCAAGCTTCTTGGTGATGTTACCATTGCCAATGGTGGTGTGATGCCCAATATTCACAACCTGTTGCTTCCAAAGAAAGCTGGCTCCTCCAAGGGTGCTGGTGACGATGAATGA